The Deltaproteobacteria bacterium nucleotide sequence ACGCAAACGGCAACAGGTGCGAATTCGTTTGTACGAGATGAGTGACGCCGTGTCGCCGCGCGCTCCGAACCATCCCAAAGAACAAATCGACCCCGACAACCAACTGCGCGTGCCGCTCAAGCAGTTTTTCCAATTCTCCAGTGCCACAACCGATAGAAAGAATCCGCTGTCGTGGTGGCACTTGGGTACTCAGCCAGCGCCGCAAGGCCGGAAACGCATAGGTATACGTAAAATGCTCGCTCTTTTTCCAGCCGACTTTACCAACTCGACGAAAGAGGGTCGCCCCACTACGTGGAGTTTTCTGTGGTTGAAGAAGTTTTTTCAACAACGCTTGCTCCGAGTAAATTTCCGTTCAGTGTTGATCGCGAAAAGCGCCAAGAGCTAACATGAGGACGATTCCATCCGCAAGGCCCAAGCCTGATGGATTTGATTTCTCACGGTATTTCTCGTAGTTAGTACCCCCGCACAACGAGAAGCTAAAGTAGGATACCTCGATACTCTCAAGGGGATGCGCATGCAGTACTTCTGTGGAATCGACACCGGCGGAACCTTCACGGACTGTGTGGTCATGGATGAACAGGGACACATTACCATCGCCAAAAGTCCCTCGACACCAAACGATTTTGCCGAAGGATTTTTCAATGCCCTGCAAGTTGCCGCCGAAAAGATCGATCTGACGCTTGCACAATTGATGCAACATACGCGCTTGCTCCTGCATGGCACGACGGTCGGCACCAACGCCATTGTCCAATTGAAG carries:
- a CDS encoding class I SAM-dependent methyltransferase, with the translated sequence MYSEQALLKKLLQPQKTPRSGATLFRRVGKVGWKKSEHFTYTYAFPALRRWLSTQVPPRQRILSIGCGTGELEKLLERHAQLVVGVDLFFGMVRSARRHGVTHLVQTNSHLLPFASGSLDVVVLPETLGYVDPDIALREIARVLKKNGQVLITTYPVHLVAHSVYVKRSAEEVTHALMKAGFSAVERRFLLLKHFKVHEIAEESRCSLLYLSARKRTG